From Camelus bactrianus isolate YW-2024 breed Bactrian camel chromosome 16, ASM4877302v1, whole genome shotgun sequence, the proteins below share one genomic window:
- the LOC105079321 gene encoding keratin, type I cuticular Ha3-I has product MPYSCCLPNLSCRSSCSSRPCVPPSCHGCTLPGACNIPANVSSCNWFCEGAFNGNEKETMQFLNDRLASYLEKVRQLERDNAELESRIRERSQQQEPLVCPNYQSYFRTIEELQQKILCSKAENARLVVQIDNAKLAADDFRTKYQTELGLRQLVESDINGLRRILDELTLCKSDLEAQVESLKEELLCLKQNHEQEVNTLRCQLGDRLNVEVDAAPTVDLNRVLNETRSQYEALVETNRRDVEEWFARQTEELNKQVVSSSEQLQSNQAEIIELRRTVNALEVELQAQHNLRNSLENTLTETEARYGSQLSQVQGLITNVEHQLAEIRSDLERQNQEYQVLLDVRARLECEINTYRGLLESEDGKLPCNPCATSNACATNSCTPCGPRSRIGPCSTFGC; this is encoded by the exons ATGCCTTATAGCTGCTGCCTGCCCAACCTGAGCTGCCGCTCCAGCTGCTCCTCCCGGCCCTGCGTGCCCCCCAGCTGTCACGGCTGCACCCTGCCCGGGGCCTGCAACATCCCCGCCAACGTGAGCAGCTGCAACTGGTTCTGCGAGGGCGCCTTCAATGGCAACGAGAAGGAGACCATGCAGTTCCTGAATGACCGCCTGGCCAGCTACCTGGAGAAGGTGCGGCAGCTGGAGCGGGACAACGCGGAGCTGGAGAGCCGCATCCGGGAGCGGTCCCAGCAGCAGGAGCCCCTGGTGTGTCCCAACTACCAGTCCTACTTCCGGACCATCGAGGAGCTCCAGCAGAAG ATCCTGTGTAGCAAGGCAGAGAACGCCAGGCTGGTGGTGCAGATTGACAATGCCAAGCTGGCCGCAGATGACTTCAGGACCAA GTACCAGACGGAGCTGGGCTTGCGGCAGCTGGTGGAGTCAGACATCAATGGCCTGCGCAGGATTCTGGATGAGCTGACCCTGTGCAAGTCTGACCTGGAGGCCCAGGTGGAGTCCCTGAAGGAGGAGCTGCTCTGCCTCAAGCAGAACCACGAGCAG GAAGTCAACACCCTGCGTTGCCAACTCGGAGACCGCCTCAACGTGGAGGTGGACGCCGCCCCCACCGTGGACCTGAACCGCGTACTCAACGAGACAAGGAGTCAGTACGAGGCCCTGGTGGAGACCAACCGCAGGGACGTGGAGGAATGGTTCGCCAGGCAG ACAGAGGAGCTGAACAAGCAGGTGGTGTCCAGCTCAGAGCAGCTGCAGTCCAACCAGGCGGAGATCATCGAGCTGAGACGCACGGTCAATGCCCTGGAGGTGGAGCTGCAGGCCCAGCACAACCTG AGAAACTCCCTGGAAAACACGCTGACGGAGACGGAGGCCCGCTACGGCTCCCAGCTGTCCCAGGTGCAGGGCCTGATCACCAACGTGGAGCACCAGCTGGCGGAGATCAGGAGTGACCTGGAGCGGCAGAACCAGGAGTACCAGGTGCTGCTGGACGTCCGGGCTCGGCTGGAGTGTGAGATCAACACGTACCGGGGGCTGCTGGAGAGCGAGGACGGCAA GCTGCCCTGCAACCCCTGCGCCACGAGCAATGCATGCGCCACAAATTCCTGCACCCCTTGTGGCCCACGCTCCCGCATCGGGCCCTGCAGCACCTTTGGGTGCTAG